A stretch of the Engraulis encrasicolus isolate BLACKSEA-1 chromosome 19, IST_EnEncr_1.0, whole genome shotgun sequence genome encodes the following:
- the emx1 gene encoding homeobox protein EMX1, with translation MFSTAGKRCFTIESLVGKESPMTAEEPIRPTALSYTSTPTDGFMGGYQPPASRSLYPNPELVFPETVSHPSLAVHPHQLGSAHLQHPHFFSTQHREPLNFYPWVLRNRFFGHRFQGNDVSQDALLLHGPFARKPKRIRTAFSPSQLLRLERAFEKNHYVVGAERKQLANSLSLSETQVKVWFQNRRTKYKRQKLEEEGPENGQRKKGNHHINRWRLATKQTPNSEDIDVMSES, from the exons ATGTTTTCCACAGCCGGGAAGCGCTGTTTTACTATTGAGTCGTTAGTTGGCAAAGAGAGCCCGATGACAGCCGAAGAACCCATCCGACCGACAGCTCTCAGCTACACGTCCACGCCGACCGACGGTTTCATGGGTGGCTATCAGCCCCCGGCAAGCAGGTCTCTCTACCCAAATCCAGAGCTCGTGTTCCCGGAGACCGTCAGCCACCCATCCCTCGCCGTGCACCCGCACCAGCTCGGCAGCGCACACCTACAGCACCCGCACTTCTTTAGCACGCAGCATCGCGAGCCGCTCAACTTTTACCCGTGGGTCTTACGCAACAGATTCTTCGGTCACAGATTTCAAG GAAACGATGTTTCCCAAGACGCCCTCCTCCTGCACGGGCCGTTCGCGCGGAAGCCCAAACGCATTCGAACGGCATTCTCTCCGTCACAGCTCCTGCGACTCGAGCGAGCTTTCGAGAAGAATCACTACGTGGTTGGAGCAGAGCGAAAACAACTCGCGAACAGCTTGAGCTTGTCAgaaacacag GTCAAAGTGTGGTTCCAGAACCGTCGCACCAAGTACAAGCGCCagaagctggaggaggagggTCCAGAGAACGGCCAGAGGAAGAAGGGGAACCACCACATCAACCGCTGGCGCCTCGCCACCAAACAGACGCCAAACAGCGAGGACATCGACGTCATGTCCGAATCCTAA